The following are encoded together in the Herpetosiphonaceae bacterium genome:
- a CDS encoding response regulator transcription factor has translation MLHPLPTLAGMSIQASASSRPIHQHTAFPMKAELCSRVLIVDDHSLFRRVVRDVLDEHPQLAVVGEAANGTGALSLALELVPDIVVLDMNLPDIDGITVTRQLVQALPQTRVVILTIAANDDLIVAAVRAGAFGFLTKDIEPDALVRAIAGVIDGQIAMSRQTAARALFHFQRASHAEASPVASLTDREIEVMDLLAEGATDRQIADRLVIAESTAKKHVQHILRKLQARNRAEAVAKYRQDRARLR, from the coding sequence ATGCTGCACCCCCTCCCTACCCTGGCTGGCATGAGCATTCAGGCATCGGCCAGCTCTCGTCCTATCCACCAGCATACCGCATTCCCCATGAAGGCCGAGCTGTGTAGCCGTGTCCTGATCGTCGACGATCACAGTCTCTTCCGCCGGGTTGTGCGCGATGTCCTCGATGAACATCCGCAGCTTGCCGTCGTTGGCGAGGCGGCAAACGGCACCGGCGCGCTTTCGTTGGCGCTTGAGCTGGTGCCCGACATTGTTGTGCTGGACATGAACCTGCCGGACATCGATGGTATCACAGTCACGCGACAGCTGGTGCAGGCGCTACCTCAAACGCGCGTGGTGATCCTCACGATCGCCGCGAACGACGATCTAATCGTCGCGGCGGTGCGGGCGGGCGCCTTTGGCTTCTTGACTAAGGACATCGAGCCGGATGCACTGGTACGCGCGATTGCGGGTGTGATCGATGGGCAAATCGCGATGTCGCGGCAGACAGCGGCGCGGGCGCTGTTTCATTTTCAGCGCGCCAGCCACGCCGAGGCTTCGCCGGTTGCCAGCTTGACGGATCGTGAGATCGAGGTGATGGATCTGCTCGCTGAGGGCGCGACCGACCGACAGATCGCCGATCGGCTGGTCATTGCCGAGTCGACGGCCAAAAAGCATGTGCAGCATATTCTGCGCAAGCTCCAGGCGCGCAACCGGGCTGAGGCGGTCGCAAAATACCGCCAGGATCGAGCGCGGCTGCGCTAG
- a CDS encoding isopentenyl phosphate kinase, giving the protein MSTTCMFIKLGGSILTDKTQPEALDTATLHTVATTIAATLREQPELRLLIGHGGGSFGHYWAQQYGTQHGVHDALGWQGVARVADAMGRLNRIVVAALLEAGVSAVGVQPLASASAEGGTLRELALPVIERLLDVGIVPVVYGDVVLDRLQGAAIISTEQLFAYLAPQIQPRRIVLVGEAGVYTADPRHDPTAVRIAQISAANIETVLEQTGASHGTDVTGGMAAKVAQMWSLVQSVPGLDVLLIGVEPTALRRALYGEAIDAGTLIRR; this is encoded by the coding sequence ATGAGTACAACATGCATGTTCATCAAGCTGGGCGGCTCGATCCTTACCGACAAGACGCAGCCCGAAGCACTCGACACCGCCACGCTGCACACCGTCGCGACGACGATCGCGGCCACACTGCGGGAGCAGCCCGAGCTGCGGCTCTTGATCGGCCACGGCGGCGGCTCGTTCGGGCATTACTGGGCGCAGCAGTACGGCACGCAGCATGGCGTCCATGATGCCCTGGGCTGGCAGGGCGTGGCGCGCGTTGCCGACGCGATGGGCCGCCTCAACCGGATCGTCGTTGCCGCGCTGCTGGAGGCCGGAGTCAGCGCCGTAGGCGTACAGCCGCTAGCATCGGCGAGCGCGGAGGGCGGCACGCTGCGCGAGCTGGCGCTGCCGGTGATTGAGCGGCTGCTGGACGTGGGGATCGTGCCCGTGGTGTACGGCGATGTGGTGCTGGATCGTCTTCAGGGCGCGGCGATTATTTCAACCGAGCAGCTCTTCGCCTATCTCGCGCCTCAGATCCAGCCCCGACGGATCGTGCTGGTCGGCGAGGCCGGAGTCTACACCGCCGATCCCCGCCATGATCCCACCGCCGTGCGGATCGCGCAGATTAGCGCTGCCAACATCGAGACGGTGCTGGAGCAGACGGGCGCGTCGCACGGCACTGATGTCACCGGCGGCATGGCCGCCAAGGTCGCGCAGATGTGGAGCCTGGTACAGTCGGTGCCAGGGCTGGACGTGCTGCTGATTGGCGTGGAGCCGACGGCCCTGCGGCGCGCGCTGTACGGCGAGGCGATCGACGCGGGCACGCTGATCAGGCGCTAG
- a CDS encoding C1 family peptidase yields MVVQDVAAQKDLRIEPTPLPSPAFTPVFNAKIEVPETGAVVGTGWLPPVPDMRDYTTEQPEIAKIQQALKIAPMMRGNLATLPTIVDLRQWCSPIENQGRLGSCTAHAAVGIVEYFERRAFGKHLDGSRLFVYKTTRNLMGVAGDTGSWLRYTMGALRLCGVPPEKYWPYTDRTQPGPSHERTFDEEPSSFVYALAENYECLRYFAHDPLGQNLQPAAVLESVKRYLAAGIPSMFGFFGFPSFGAADVTGGFPYPGPSERAIWGHAVAAVGYDDTLVITNTQHNIKTKGALLLRNSWGTTWGDHGYGWLPYDYVLNRLAIDFWSMLAMEYVNTGEFGLD; encoded by the coding sequence ATGGTCGTCCAAGACGTCGCAGCTCAAAAAGACCTTCGCATAGAACCAACGCCGCTCCCCTCGCCAGCGTTCACGCCCGTCTTCAATGCAAAGATCGAGGTGCCGGAAACCGGCGCAGTTGTCGGCACGGGCTGGCTGCCCCCGGTTCCCGATATGCGGGACTATACGACGGAGCAGCCGGAGATTGCCAAGATTCAACAGGCGCTAAAGATCGCGCCGATGATGCGGGGCAATCTGGCTACCTTGCCGACGATCGTCGATCTGCGCCAGTGGTGCTCTCCGATCGAAAACCAGGGCAGGCTCGGCTCATGCACCGCTCATGCGGCGGTCGGGATCGTCGAGTACTTCGAGCGCCGCGCCTTTGGAAAGCACCTGGACGGCTCGCGGCTCTTTGTGTACAAGACGACGCGCAACCTGATGGGCGTCGCAGGTGATACCGGAAGCTGGCTGCGCTACACGATGGGCGCGCTGCGGCTGTGCGGCGTGCCGCCGGAAAAATACTGGCCCTATACCGATCGCACACAGCCCGGCCCGAGTCACGAGCGGACCTTTGACGAGGAGCCGTCGTCGTTCGTCTATGCACTGGCCGAAAACTACGAGTGCCTGAGGTATTTTGCCCACGATCCGCTGGGCCAGAACCTCCAACCGGCGGCGGTGCTTGAAAGCGTGAAGCGCTATCTCGCCGCAGGAATCCCCTCGATGTTCGGCTTCTTCGGCTTCCCGTCGTTCGGCGCTGCGGATGTCACGGGTGGCTTCCCCTATCCGGGTCCGAGCGAGCGCGCCATCTGGGGCCATGCGGTCGCTGCGGTTGGCTACGACGATACCCTCGTGATCACGAACACGCAGCACAACATTAAAACCAAGGGCGCGCTCCTGCTGCGCAATTCCTGGGGCACCACCTGGGGCGATCACGGCTACGGGTGGCTGCCGTATGACTACGTGTTGAATCGACTGGCGATCGATTTCTGGTCGATGCTGGCGATGGAGTATGTGAACACGGGCGAGTTCGGGCTAGACTAG
- a CDS encoding protease inhibitor I42 family protein, with protein sequence MEPVPVFRDPAQPVDVALGQVFTIRLESNPSTGYQWQLAQPVDESIVKLEGSEYQPPATVLPGAGGTEAWTFRAVGQGETSIALKYIRPWEKETPPAEQQTFAVVVHQ encoded by the coding sequence ATGGAACCAGTACCAGTATTTCGTGATCCGGCACAGCCGGTCGACGTGGCGCTTGGGCAGGTGTTCACAATCAGGCTTGAGTCCAACCCAAGCACCGGCTACCAGTGGCAGCTAGCCCAGCCGGTAGACGAGTCGATCGTGAAGCTAGAGGGGTCGGAGTACCAGCCGCCAGCTACCGTGCTGCCCGGAGCAGGCGGCACAGAGGCGTGGACATTCCGCGCGGTTGGTCAGGGCGAAACCTCGATCGCCTTGAAGTATATCCGGCCCTGGGAAAAAGAAACGCCGCCTGCCGAGCAACAGACCTTTGCTGTTGTTGTTCACCAGTAA